One Candidatus Neomarinimicrobiota bacterium DNA window includes the following coding sequences:
- a CDS encoding cupin domain-containing protein, translated as MAGLIVKQFATPDESRTPPKTKVDVVSLGTVTLMRATLQPGWVWSECVGPFTGETSCQSHHVGCVVSGKMVVKMDDGTEMEIKAGDAYVIDPGHDGWVVGDEPFVGYEFDSSTAETYAK; from the coding sequence ATGGCAGGATTAATAGTAAAACAATTTGCTACACCAGACGAATCACGTACTCCACCTAAAACAAAGGTCGATGTCGTTAGTTTAGGTACTGTAACATTAATGCGTGCAACATTACAACCAGGTTGGGTATGGTCTGAGTGTGTAGGGCCATTTACTGGAGAAACTAGTTGCCAATCACATCATGTAGGTTGTGTTGTATCTGGTAAAATGGTAGTTAAAATGGATGATGGTACTGAAATGGAAATTAAGGCTGGTGATGCTTATGTTATTGACCCAGGACATGATGGTTGGGTAGTTGGAGATGAACCTTTTGTTGGGTATGAATTTGATAGTTCAACAGCGGAAACATATGCAAAGTAA
- a CDS encoding T9SS type A sorting domain-containing protein: MRINFPDDWNGDLAVDIIADWIGFPIPSDTTSFSLSVAPTQDAPTAFEWVSSAIDTINITKDNTEITYDLQWGESTDADGDTIDYLLYAQIGVYPAEEVYDTTSTSVQITYEEFLENVFEPFPMLSGVTVKFSVIATDGIDTVKVTGDDRVVYVNRYEYLSTEMEGIPTEFALHENYPNPFNPTTTLRFDLPEVSSINLTIYNMLGQRVRTFNMNDTPAGYHSIKWNATNDYGDPVGAGVYLYQLQTKDFVKTRKMVLLK, translated from the coding sequence TTGAGAATTAATTTTCCAGATGATTGGAATGGTGATTTAGCTGTGGATATTATTGCGGACTGGATTGGTTTCCCTATCCCATCAGATACAACAAGCTTCTCATTGTCTGTAGCACCAACACAGGATGCCCCCACTGCCTTTGAATGGGTAAGTAGCGCTATAGATACTATTAATATTACCAAAGACAATACTGAAATTACTTATGACCTTCAATGGGGTGAAAGTACAGATGCGGATGGTGACACAATCGATTATCTGTTATATGCTCAAATAGGGGTTTATCCAGCAGAAGAAGTATATGATACAACCAGTACTTCAGTTCAGATCACCTATGAGGAATTTTTGGAGAATGTATTTGAACCCTTTCCTATGTTATCGGGAGTAACGGTCAAGTTTAGCGTAATTGCTACAGATGGGATTGATACAGTGAAAGTAACGGGTGATGATAGAGTGGTATATGTGAATCGCTATGAATATCTCTCAACAGAAATGGAAGGTATACCAACTGAATTTGCATTGCATGAAAACTATCCAAATCCATTCAATCCAACTACAACCCTGCGCTTTGACTTACCTGAGGTAAGTAGCATAAACCTGACCATTTATAATATGCTGGGGCAAAGAGTCAGAACATTCAATATGAACGATACACCTGCAGGTTACCATTCAATCAAGTGGAATGCTACTAATGACTATGGTGACCCTGTAGGTGCAGGGGTATATCTATATCAACTTCAGACGAAAGACTTTGTTAAGACCCGAAAGATGGTCTTATTGAAGTAG